A DNA window from Shewanella baltica contains the following coding sequences:
- a CDS encoding enoyl-CoA hydratase: protein MEYLVERIEGHTAILTMNNPPANTWTAESLKVLKAKVLELNANKEIYALVLTGQGQKFFSAGADLKLFSDGDKGNAATMAKHFGEAFETLSQFRGVSIAAINGYAMGGGLEVALACDIRIAEIQAVMALPEATVGLLPCAGGTQNLTALVGEGWAKRMILCGERVDATQALNLRLVEEVVETGEALNAAIALAVKVANQSPSSVTACKTLIQAGRTMARSQALPIERELFVGLFDTEDQAEGVNAFLGKRKADWKNR, encoded by the coding sequence ATGGAATATTTAGTAGAACGTATCGAAGGCCATACGGCCATTCTGACGATGAATAATCCACCGGCAAATACTTGGACCGCCGAGAGTTTGAAGGTGCTCAAAGCTAAAGTGCTTGAGCTGAACGCGAATAAAGAAATTTATGCCTTAGTGTTAACGGGCCAAGGGCAAAAGTTCTTCTCTGCCGGCGCCGATTTGAAGCTGTTTAGTGACGGCGACAAAGGTAATGCGGCGACGATGGCAAAGCATTTCGGTGAAGCCTTTGAAACCTTAAGTCAATTCCGCGGTGTATCGATTGCCGCGATTAACGGTTATGCCATGGGCGGCGGCTTAGAAGTTGCACTGGCCTGTGATATTCGCATCGCCGAAATTCAAGCTGTGATGGCATTGCCTGAAGCGACCGTAGGTTTATTACCTTGCGCAGGTGGCACTCAGAATCTGACCGCATTAGTTGGTGAAGGCTGGGCTAAGCGGATGATTTTATGCGGTGAGCGCGTCGATGCGACTCAGGCATTAAATCTGCGTTTAGTTGAAGAAGTGGTCGAAACGGGCGAAGCGCTCAATGCGGCAATCGCGTTGGCCGTCAAAGTCGCTAACCAAAGCCCAAGCAGCGTCACAGCGTGCAAGACACTCATTCAAGCGGGCCGCACTATGGCGCGTAGCCAAGCGCTGCCGATTGAGCGTGAATTATTTGTCGGGTTATTTGATACCGAAGATCAGGCCGAAGGCGTGAATGCGTTTTTGGGCAAACGTAAAGCTGATTGGAAGAACCGCTAA
- the mmsB gene encoding 3-hydroxyisobutyrate dehydrogenase: MSTVAFIGLGNMGGPMAANLLKAGMTVRVFDLVPEAMHSLAEQGAFVSSTACGAAAGANVVITMLPAGKHVKSLYLGNGTDKGLLEVVAGDTLLIDCSTIDAQSAQLVAAEAAKSGIEFMDAPVSGGTAGAAAGTLTFICGGSDSAFERGQPVLKAMGVNIFHAGGPGAGQVAKICNNMLLSVLMVGTSEALQMGIDHGLDPKVLSDIMKVSSGGNWTLEKYNPCPGVMETVPSSKGYQGGFMVDLMVKDLGLSQEAALLSNSSTPMGALARSLYVNHARQGNGRRDFSSIFEQFAQLKK; encoded by the coding sequence ATGAGTACAGTAGCATTTATCGGTTTAGGTAATATGGGCGGCCCAATGGCGGCCAATTTATTAAAAGCGGGCATGACGGTTCGTGTATTTGATTTAGTCCCAGAAGCCATGCACAGCCTTGCCGAGCAAGGGGCTTTTGTTTCTAGCACGGCCTGCGGCGCGGCGGCGGGTGCCAATGTGGTGATCACTATGCTGCCTGCGGGCAAGCATGTGAAAAGTTTATATTTAGGCAATGGCACAGACAAAGGACTGCTCGAAGTGGTTGCGGGTGATACCTTACTGATCGATTGCTCGACCATCGATGCGCAAAGCGCGCAATTGGTAGCGGCCGAAGCGGCTAAAAGCGGCATAGAGTTTATGGATGCACCGGTTTCTGGCGGCACAGCAGGCGCGGCGGCGGGTACTTTAACCTTTATTTGTGGTGGTTCCGATAGCGCTTTTGAGCGGGGTCAGCCAGTGCTTAAAGCAATGGGGGTGAACATATTCCACGCCGGTGGCCCAGGTGCGGGACAAGTCGCTAAAATCTGCAATAACATGCTGTTATCTGTGTTGATGGTCGGCACTTCTGAGGCGTTGCAAATGGGCATTGACCATGGTCTCGATCCTAAAGTCTTGTCCGACATTATGAAGGTTAGCAGTGGTGGTAACTGGACCCTCGAAAAGTATAATCCATGCCCAGGTGTGATGGAGACTGTACCTTCTTCTAAGGGCTATCAGGGCGGCTTTATGGTAGATTTGATGGTTAAAGATCTCGGTCTGTCCCAAGAAGCCGCATTATTGAGCAACTCCAGCACGCCAATGGGCGCTTTAGCCCGCAGCTTGTATGTGAATCATGCAAGACAAGGCAACGGCCGCCGAGATTTTTCCAGTATTTTTGAACAATTTGCACAACTTAAAAAATAG
- a CDS encoding SDR family oxidoreductase has product MDLKDKVVVITGGAGGLGLAMAQNFAQAGAKIALIDVDQEKLERACAELGSDTEVQGYALDITDEEDVVAGFAYILEDFGQVNVLVNNAGILRDGLLVKAKDGKVTDRMSYEQFQSVINVNLTGSFLCGREAAAAMIESGQAGVIVNISSLAKAGNMGQSNYAASKAGVAAMSVGWAKELARYNIRSAAVAPGVIATEMTAAMKPEALERLEKLVPVGRLGHADEIASTVRFIIENDYVNGRVFEIDGGIRL; this is encoded by the coding sequence ATGGATTTAAAAGATAAGGTTGTCGTCATTACTGGCGGCGCGGGTGGCTTAGGTCTGGCAATGGCGCAAAATTTTGCGCAGGCGGGTGCTAAGATAGCGCTTATCGACGTGGACCAAGAAAAACTCGAGCGAGCCTGTGCTGAGCTTGGATCGGACACTGAAGTTCAAGGTTATGCCTTAGACATTACCGACGAAGAAGACGTCGTGGCAGGTTTTGCCTATATTCTCGAAGATTTTGGCCAAGTGAACGTGTTAGTGAACAACGCCGGCATTCTGCGTGATGGCCTGTTAGTCAAAGCCAAAGACGGCAAAGTCACCGACCGTATGTCTTATGAGCAATTCCAATCTGTGATCAATGTGAACTTGACGGGCAGCTTCCTCTGCGGTCGTGAAGCGGCAGCGGCCATGATTGAATCCGGTCAAGCGGGCGTGATTGTCAACATCTCTAGCCTAGCGAAAGCGGGCAACATGGGTCAGTCGAACTATGCCGCCTCCAAAGCGGGCGTTGCGGCCATGTCTGTTGGCTGGGCGAAGGAATTAGCACGTTACAATATCCGTAGCGCAGCGGTTGCACCGGGCGTTATCGCTACTGAGATGACGGCGGCAATGAAACCTGAGGCGCTGGAGCGTTTAGAGAAGCTAGTGCCAGTAGGACGCCTTGGTCATGCCGACGAGATAGCTTCCACCGTACGCTTTATTATTGAGAACGACTATGTAAATGGTCGCGTGTTCGAAATCGATGGTGGTATCCGTCTGTAA
- a CDS encoding ABC-F family ATPase, producing MITTANITMQFGAKPLFENISVKFGGGNRYGLIGANGCGKSTFMKILCGDLDPSGGNVSLDVNERLGKLSQNQFGYEEFNLIDTVIMGHRELWKVKQERDRIYSLPEMSEEDGITVANLEMDFAEMDGYTAESRAGELLLGVGIGIDSHFGLMSEIAPGLKLRVLLAQALFSDPDVLLLDEPTNNLDIDTIRWLQDMLNQRSSTMVIISHDRYFLNSVCTHMADLDYGELRVYPGNYDEYMQAATQARERLLSDNAKKKAQISELQTFVARFSANASKAKQATSRARQIDKIKLDEVKASSRVNPFIRFEQEKKLFRNALVIENLTKGYDTPLFEDLNLIVEVGERIAVLGENGVGKTTLLRTLIHDIPQDAGTIQWSENANIGYYAQDHESDFANEMTLFEWMSQWRKPEDDDQSVRGILGRMLFGSDDIKKSVKVLSGGEKGRMLFGKLIMQKANILVLDEPTNHMDMESIESLNNALEMYEGTLIFVSHDRAFVSSLANRILEVTHTGVNDFRGTYDEFLASKGIEV from the coding sequence TTGATCACAACAGCAAATATCACCATGCAGTTCGGCGCTAAGCCACTGTTTGAAAACATCTCAGTTAAATTTGGCGGTGGTAACCGTTACGGTCTTATCGGCGCAAATGGCTGTGGTAAATCGACCTTCATGAAGATCCTGTGTGGTGATCTAGATCCTAGCGGCGGTAACGTCTCGTTAGATGTGAATGAGCGTCTGGGTAAACTAAGCCAGAACCAGTTCGGTTATGAAGAATTCAACCTGATCGACACAGTGATCATGGGCCACCGCGAACTGTGGAAGGTAAAGCAAGAGCGTGACCGTATTTATTCTTTACCTGAAATGAGTGAAGAAGACGGCATTACCGTTGCCAACCTAGAGATGGATTTTGCTGAGATGGACGGTTATACCGCCGAATCTCGCGCTGGTGAATTGCTGTTAGGTGTAGGTATCGGTATCGACAGCCATTTTGGTTTGATGTCTGAAATCGCACCGGGTTTAAAACTGCGTGTACTGTTAGCGCAAGCCCTGTTCTCTGATCCTGACGTGCTGCTGCTCGACGAACCTACCAACAACTTGGACATCGACACAATCCGTTGGTTACAAGACATGTTGAACCAACGTAGCAGTACTATGGTTATCATTTCGCATGATAGATATTTCTTAAACTCTGTCTGTACGCACATGGCTGACTTAGACTATGGCGAATTGCGCGTTTACCCAGGTAACTACGACGAATATATGCAAGCGGCTACTCAAGCTCGCGAGCGTTTATTGTCTGATAATGCGAAGAAAAAAGCCCAGATCTCTGAGCTGCAAACCTTCGTAGCACGCTTCTCGGCTAACGCTTCTAAGGCGAAACAAGCCACATCACGTGCCCGTCAAATCGACAAGATTAAGTTAGACGAAGTAAAAGCCTCTAGCCGTGTGAACCCCTTCATTCGTTTCGAGCAAGAGAAGAAACTGTTCCGTAATGCCTTAGTGATTGAAAATCTGACTAAAGGTTACGACACGCCGCTATTTGAAGACTTAAACTTGATTGTTGAAGTGGGCGAGCGCATTGCGGTACTGGGTGAAAACGGCGTCGGTAAAACGACCCTGTTACGTACTCTGATCCACGATATCCCGCAGGATGCAGGTACTATCCAATGGTCTGAAAACGCCAACATTGGTTACTATGCACAGGACCATGAGTCTGATTTCGCGAACGAAATGACCTTGTTCGAGTGGATGAGCCAATGGCGCAAACCAGAAGATGACGACCAATCGGTACGTGGCATCTTAGGCCGTATGTTGTTTGGTTCTGACGACATCAAAAAGTCAGTCAAAGTGCTGTCTGGTGGTGAGAAAGGTCGTATGTTATTCGGCAAGCTCATCATGCAAAAAGCTAACATTTTAGTGCTCGACGAACCGACCAACCACATGGATATGGAATCGATCGAATCATTGAACAACGCGCTGGAAATGTACGAAGGCACCTTGATTTTCGTGAGTCATGACCGTGCATTCGTATCGTCGCTAGCTAACCGTATCCTCGAAGTGACTCACACAGGTGTGAATGACTTCAGAGGCACTTACGATGAGTTCCTTGCCAGCAAAGGCATCGAAGTCTAA
- a CDS encoding heavy metal translocating P-type ATPase, which yields MSMTRLYVANMNCAGCVAKIEKAFAAQAGVEARVNLADKQVTVEGKMSADTALTVMENAGYPAQVVVDAKVAAEEKRLEDATEYRLRMRQAIAALVVGVPMMLWGLLGGEMMINSPAMQLGWGIMGLVTLALLVTTGGHFYQGMWRALKAKTTNMDTLIVLGTSTAWAYSMLVVIMPSAFPMDTRHVYFEASVMILGLINLGHGLELKARGKTSEAVQRLLGLQSTTAIRITDKGDEKVEISQLKLGDKLRLRPGDRVALDGEVETGQSLLDEAMLTGEPIPVLKNRGDSVSAGTVNGNGSLVYRVTAGQEDTKLAKIIALVQQAQTSKLPIGRLADRISAVFVPTVVAIALLAAAIWYFVGPAPALSHALVVLTSVLIIACPCALGLATPMSIMVAVGRAAQMGVLVKNGEALQTASKVDCVVLDKTGTVTLGKPQVTDFNLVQTLNDADKETLLGEIASLEQHSEHPLAGAIVSYAKQSLSQLPDTQAFTNHQGKGIEGKVDGVSLAIGNLALMTALDIVNSDGSALDPKATLSFANQGKTPIYVAKAGKLVATIALADPIKPDAKDAIAAMLQRGIRVVLLTGDNPQTAQAVADQVGITEVIAGVLPEQKQQHVLDLQKQGHVVAMVGDGINDAPALMSADVGIAMGSGTEVAIESADITLLSQQLIVIANLLALSRATITNIKQNLFGAFVYNSLGIPVAAGVLYPLTGMLLSPVIAGAAMALSSLTVVTNANRLRRQKL from the coding sequence ATGTCTATGACCAGACTCTATGTCGCCAATATGAATTGCGCTGGCTGCGTCGCGAAAATTGAAAAGGCGTTTGCCGCCCAAGCGGGCGTCGAAGCGCGTGTTAATCTCGCCGATAAACAAGTGACGGTAGAAGGTAAGATGAGCGCCGATACTGCCTTAACTGTGATGGAAAATGCAGGTTATCCGGCGCAGGTGGTGGTGGATGCGAAAGTCGCCGCCGAAGAAAAACGCCTAGAAGATGCCACTGAGTATCGGCTGCGGATGCGCCAAGCCATAGCGGCGCTTGTTGTGGGCGTGCCTATGATGCTGTGGGGATTATTGGGCGGCGAGATGATGATCAACAGTCCAGCGATGCAGCTTGGCTGGGGCATTATGGGACTGGTCACCTTGGCCTTGCTTGTCACCACGGGCGGACATTTCTACCAAGGCATGTGGCGGGCGCTGAAAGCCAAAACCACTAACATGGATACGCTGATTGTGCTGGGCACCAGTACGGCATGGGCTTATTCCATGCTGGTGGTCATTATGCCGAGCGCATTCCCTATGGATACCCGCCATGTGTACTTTGAGGCGAGTGTGATGATTCTAGGTTTGATTAACTTAGGTCACGGACTGGAACTTAAAGCGCGCGGCAAAACCAGTGAAGCGGTGCAGCGATTACTTGGATTGCAATCCACCACTGCGATTCGGATCACAGATAAGGGCGATGAAAAGGTTGAGATAAGTCAGCTGAAACTGGGCGATAAGCTGCGTTTGCGCCCCGGTGACCGAGTTGCCCTCGATGGTGAGGTCGAAACGGGGCAATCCCTATTAGATGAAGCCATGCTCACAGGTGAACCCATTCCCGTGCTTAAAAATCGCGGCGACAGTGTGAGTGCGGGCACAGTTAATGGCAACGGCAGTTTGGTTTACCGAGTGACGGCGGGACAAGAAGATACCAAGCTCGCCAAAATCATCGCACTGGTGCAGCAAGCGCAAACCTCGAAATTACCCATAGGTCGATTGGCTGACAGAATCTCAGCGGTATTTGTCCCGACTGTGGTGGCGATAGCGCTGTTGGCTGCGGCAATTTGGTATTTTGTGGGGCCAGCACCCGCCTTAAGCCATGCGTTAGTGGTGCTGACGAGCGTGCTCATCATAGCGTGCCCCTGTGCGCTGGGGCTGGCGACACCTATGTCTATCATGGTGGCCGTTGGCCGCGCCGCCCAAATGGGCGTGTTAGTCAAAAATGGCGAGGCCTTGCAAACCGCCAGTAAAGTCGACTGTGTGGTGCTGGATAAAACCGGCACTGTCACCTTAGGCAAGCCGCAAGTCACTGATTTTAATTTAGTGCAAACGCTGAACGATGCTGACAAAGAAACTTTGCTGGGTGAAATTGCGAGTCTTGAGCAGCACTCTGAGCATCCGTTAGCGGGGGCGATTGTTAGTTATGCCAAGCAATCCCTGTCGCAATTGCCCGACACACAGGCATTTACGAACCATCAAGGTAAGGGGATTGAGGGCAAGGTCGATGGCGTATCGCTGGCGATTGGTAATCTCGCCTTGATGACGGCATTGGATATTGTTAATTCCGATGGTAGTGCCTTAGATCCAAAAGCGACATTAAGCTTTGCAAACCAAGGTAAAACTCCGATTTATGTCGCCAAAGCGGGCAAGTTAGTGGCCACTATCGCGCTGGCCGATCCGATTAAACCCGATGCTAAAGACGCCATCGCGGCCATGCTGCAAAGGGGTATTCGCGTCGTGCTGTTAACGGGGGATAACCCACAAACGGCGCAGGCGGTAGCCGACCAAGTGGGCATCACTGAAGTGATTGCCGGCGTACTCCCCGAGCAAAAACAACAGCATGTGCTGGATTTGCAAAAGCAAGGGCATGTGGTGGCTATGGTAGGGGATGGCATTAATGATGCGCCAGCTCTGATGAGCGCCGATGTGGGGATTGCGATGGGTTCCGGCACTGAGGTGGCGATTGAAAGTGCGGATATCACTTTACTGTCGCAGCAGTTGATAGTGATTGCTAACTTATTGGCATTGTCGCGGGCGACGATTACCAATATTAAGCAGAATCTGTTTGGCGCCTTTGTGTATAACAGCTTAGGCATACCGGTTGCGGCTGGCGTGCTTTATCCACTCACGGGCATGTTATTAAGCCCAGTGATCGCAGGTGCCGCCATGGCCTTGTCTTCACTCACTGTAGTGACGAACGCCAACCGCTTAAGACGGCAGAAGTTATAA
- a CDS encoding alpha/beta hydrolase family protein yields the protein MKLHGYLWVLGSLFCLGACERSNKETPHLSDNGERIVAPYGSWLSPLSANDVFEQADNVAELQSVDGAIYFSESDGDKQGQVGIKRLDKKGNIADVVPPSFNVKSAVHEYGGAAFLGIGQSLFATKAQDQLFYRFAPNQPPLPLTPNGTRHADCIAYPKGSRIICVREDHRQPGEPKASLVTINLNFAGEGDTFVSGHDFISSPAISPDNSQLAWITWEHPYMPWDNSILWLGDLDRKGQLHNIRKVNTPTDSSVTQPLFSPDGQLYVVSDISNWWNIYRVTAQNTLAPVLNKKAEFAVADWYLGNHNYAFESEKTIIASYMLGSQAALIRLHLDSGLTESLAVDFGEITQVIRGEDAVYFVGAKATPEKGIYKVIGRGTELVYTPNLPKLDPNYISRAKNITFKTGVNQQAYGYFYGPVNPNYTAPHDTRPPLIVMLHGGPTARASLAYRSDIQFWTSRGFAVLDVNFRGSSGFGRAYRQSIYGKWGQADVEDAVNAARYLVDKGWVDGQKLAIRGVSAGGLTVMSSLAFYDVFQAGVSYAGISDFEQLAKSTHKFETGYLDQLIGPYANNQARYRELSPLYHLEGLNEPLLIFQGLRDQIVPPQQSRQIYEALKIRGVPTAYIAYQDEPHGGWKPEHRAAGLETELAFYGQVFNFTPAGKLATLVLDNAAALKPTLVRNQ from the coding sequence ATGAAGTTACATGGATATTTATGGGTGCTAGGGAGTTTGTTTTGTTTGGGGGCTTGCGAGCGCTCGAACAAAGAAACACCGCATCTTAGTGATAATGGTGAGCGTATTGTTGCGCCCTATGGCAGTTGGCTGTCTCCCTTATCGGCGAATGATGTATTTGAACAGGCCGATAATGTCGCCGAGTTACAAAGCGTAGATGGGGCGATTTATTTCTCTGAATCCGATGGTGATAAGCAAGGCCAAGTAGGGATTAAGCGTCTCGATAAAAAGGGCAATATCGCCGACGTCGTGCCGCCAAGCTTTAATGTTAAATCCGCCGTCCATGAATACGGCGGCGCCGCCTTTTTAGGGATAGGCCAGAGTTTGTTTGCCACTAAGGCACAGGATCAACTGTTTTATCGTTTCGCCCCTAATCAACCTCCACTGCCGTTAACGCCTAATGGCACCCGTCATGCTGACTGTATCGCTTATCCTAAAGGGTCGCGGATTATCTGTGTGCGCGAGGATCATCGCCAGCCCGGTGAGCCCAAGGCGAGCCTTGTGACAATCAATCTTAACTTTGCCGGCGAAGGCGATACCTTTGTCTCGGGGCATGACTTTATTTCTTCGCCTGCCATCTCGCCCGATAACAGCCAACTGGCGTGGATCACGTGGGAACATCCCTATATGCCATGGGATAACAGTATTCTCTGGCTTGGCGATCTCGACCGCAAAGGGCAACTGCACAATATTCGTAAGGTAAACACGCCTACGGATTCTTCCGTGACACAGCCATTATTCAGCCCTGATGGACAATTATATGTCGTGTCGGATATCAGTAACTGGTGGAATATCTATCGAGTCACGGCACAAAATACCTTAGCCCCAGTGCTGAACAAAAAAGCCGAGTTTGCCGTGGCCGATTGGTATTTAGGCAATCACAACTACGCCTTCGAATCCGAAAAAACCATCATTGCCAGCTATATGCTTGGCAGTCAGGCGGCGCTAATTCGGCTGCATTTGGATTCGGGTTTGACCGAGTCCTTAGCCGTCGATTTCGGCGAAATCACCCAAGTGATCAGGGGCGAAGATGCCGTTTATTTTGTTGGCGCTAAGGCAACGCCAGAGAAGGGTATTTATAAAGTCATCGGTCGCGGCACTGAGTTGGTGTATACGCCTAACTTGCCAAAGCTTGATCCCAATTATATTTCTCGGGCAAAAAATATTACCTTTAAAACCGGCGTTAACCAGCAAGCCTACGGTTATTTTTATGGGCCGGTTAACCCCAACTATACTGCGCCCCATGATACCCGCCCGCCGCTCATAGTAATGTTGCACGGCGGTCCAACGGCGCGGGCGAGTCTGGCTTATCGCAGTGACATTCAATTTTGGACCAGCCGCGGCTTTGCGGTGCTTGATGTTAATTTTCGCGGTAGCAGTGGTTTTGGCCGCGCCTATCGTCAGAGTATTTACGGAAAATGGGGCCAAGCTGATGTGGAAGATGCGGTCAATGCGGCCCGTTATTTAGTCGATAAAGGTTGGGTTGATGGACAAAAACTGGCGATTCGAGGCGTAAGCGCAGGTGGGTTAACTGTGATGTCGTCGTTGGCTTTTTATGATGTGTTTCAAGCGGGGGTAAGTTATGCGGGGATCAGTGATTTTGAACAGCTGGCCAAGAGTACCCATAAGTTTGAGACGGGTTATTTAGATCAGCTCATTGGTCCCTATGCGAACAATCAAGCCCGCTATAGGGAGTTGTCGCCGTTGTATCATCTTGAAGGCTTGAATGAGCCATTGTTAATTTTTCAAGGCTTGCGGGATCAAATTGTGCCGCCACAGCAGTCGCGACAAATTTATGAGGCGTTAAAAATCAGAGGTGTGCCAACGGCTTATATTGCCTATCAAGATGAGCCACACGGCGGTTGGAAGCCTGAGCACAGGGCCGCAGGATTAGAGACTGAACTCGCATTTTATGGACAAGTGTTTAACTTCACCCCTGCGGGTAAGCTAGCAACATTGGTGCTGGATAATGCTGCGGCGTTAAAGCCGACCTTAGTCCGCAATCAATAA
- a CDS encoding MerR family DNA-binding protein produces the protein MKIGEVAKQTGLSVKSIRYYHDIGLVCGERNEAGYRVYRHQDIEALKFVHQCRDLGFSLEDCKSLLGLKGNESRNAEDVKQLTRTHLAYVEEQINKLQQLRAQLHHMVTQCQGGDQPHCAIIDSLSHEDHETDEDKSQKDQSLHDAGSECCRKASRNSDGQEQ, from the coding sequence ATGAAGATAGGTGAAGTGGCGAAACAAACGGGCTTGAGCGTTAAGAGTATCCGTTATTACCATGATATTGGCTTAGTGTGCGGCGAGCGCAATGAGGCGGGTTATCGGGTTTACCGCCATCAAGATATTGAAGCGCTTAAGTTTGTGCATCAATGTCGCGACTTAGGTTTTAGCCTAGAGGATTGCAAATCCTTGCTTGGCCTTAAGGGCAATGAAAGCCGGAATGCCGAAGATGTTAAACAACTTACCCGCACTCACCTTGCCTATGTCGAAGAGCAAATTAATAAGTTGCAACAGCTTAGGGCGCAATTACACCACATGGTGACCCAATGCCAAGGCGGCGATCAGCCACACTGCGCAATTATCGATAGCCTAAGCCATGAGGACCACGAGACTGACGAAGACAAATCCCAAAAAGACCAAAGCCTGCACGATGCAGGCTCTGAGTGTTGTCGCAAAGCCAGTCGCAATAGCGACGGCCAAGAGCAATAA
- a CDS encoding enoyl-CoA hydratase/isomerase family protein translates to MTNVVDNVNQATTTQNVVFQTLATASGKLIGVVTLNVEKALNALDLDMVRAMTAQLNLWKKDSLIACIVLDGSGEKAFCAGGDVRALYHASIAAKGQVTEEAKVFFEEEYRLDYLLHTFGKPVLVWGDGIVMGGGLGLMAGASHRVVTETSRIAMPEVTIGLYPDVGGSYFLNRMQGKMGLFLGLTAYQLNAADACYVGLADHYLNRDDKELMFDAMATLDWSDTPALNHQRLDSMINELSNQVDIPKGESVLADSQDNIDRLMAGSLEDIVTRMSTLASEDAWLMKARDTFLAGSPISWHLVNIQSQLGTKLSLAECFKWELTASVNVCAHGDFCEGVRALLIDKDRQPQWRFKDVNSVPTAVLEQILTSPWGESHPFSQLS, encoded by the coding sequence ATGACTAATGTAGTAGATAACGTAAATCAGGCCACGACCACGCAAAACGTGGTTTTTCAAACCTTAGCCACCGCGTCCGGTAAGTTGATTGGGGTGGTGACACTCAATGTGGAAAAAGCCCTCAACGCCTTAGATTTAGACATGGTGCGTGCTATGACGGCGCAGCTCAATCTATGGAAGAAAGACTCGCTTATCGCTTGTATCGTGTTAGATGGCAGCGGTGAAAAGGCATTTTGTGCAGGGGGGGATGTGCGCGCTTTATACCATGCATCCATTGCCGCGAAGGGACAAGTGACTGAGGAGGCGAAGGTGTTCTTCGAAGAGGAATATCGCCTCGATTATCTACTGCATACCTTTGGCAAACCTGTGTTGGTGTGGGGCGACGGTATTGTGATGGGCGGCGGGCTCGGTTTGATGGCGGGCGCAAGCCACAGAGTCGTCACTGAAACTTCGCGCATTGCTATGCCTGAAGTGACGATTGGCCTGTACCCCGATGTGGGCGGCAGTTATTTCCTTAATCGCATGCAGGGCAAAATGGGACTGTTTTTAGGGCTCACTGCCTATCAACTTAATGCTGCCGATGCCTGTTATGTGGGCCTTGCGGATCATTACCTGAACCGTGATGACAAAGAACTGATGTTCGATGCCATGGCAACCTTAGATTGGAGCGATACACCGGCGCTTAATCATCAACGCTTAGATAGCATGATCAACGAGTTATCTAATCAAGTGGATATCCCTAAGGGTGAAAGTGTATTGGCGGACAGCCAAGATAATATCGACCGACTGATGGCGGGGAGTTTAGAGGATATTGTCACCCGTATGTCGACGTTAGCGTCGGAGGATGCTTGGTTAATGAAGGCGCGCGACACCTTCCTTGCTGGCAGTCCTATCAGCTGGCATCTGGTTAATATCCAATCACAACTAGGCACTAAGTTAAGCCTAGCTGAATGTTTTAAATGGGAATTAACCGCCAGCGTTAACGTGTGTGCCCATGGTGATTTCTGCGAAGGGGTTCGCGCACTCTTGATTGATAAAGACAGACAACCCCAGTGGCGCTTTAAGGATGTGAACTCAGTGCCTACCGCCGTACTTGAGCAAATATTGACTTCCCCTTGGGGCGAGTCGCATCCCTTTAGCCAACTGAGCTAA